Proteins encoded by one window of Streptomyces sp. LX-29:
- a CDS encoding DUF5931 domain-containing protein: protein MSVEQPLWQALTGYRVLSLLYAVGLYAVAFDEYDHPLGAGAYLLAVAVWTACTFRRVADAERCTPRFLIADLTIAVFGILVTPLVDSHDRIADGAPTLPSIWTAGAVLGFAIKGGWKWAAWTSAIVGVANIVQRGGFVYDTVHAVVLLWVAGVAIGYVVEVARASERTLARALSIEAATRERERLARDIHDSVLQVLAMVQRRGAAIGGEAAELGRMAGEQEIALRGLVSSGLSRPTAADAETAASYEWYGAVAAPDTGGAHEAHEVPGARTADGAEEAADGAAPCDLRTLLAPHAGSRVTFSEPGAPVLLARASAAELAAAVGAALDNVRVHAGEEARTWILVEDEPAAVTVSVRDDGPGFPEGRLAAAEAEGRMGVALSIRGRLRDLGGTAEWFSAPGQGTEVELRVPRIPRDVKGGKA, encoded by the coding sequence ATGTCCGTCGAGCAGCCTCTGTGGCAGGCGCTGACCGGCTACCGGGTGCTGAGCCTGCTGTACGCGGTCGGGCTCTACGCCGTCGCCTTCGACGAGTACGACCATCCGCTGGGCGCCGGGGCGTATCTGCTCGCGGTGGCCGTGTGGACCGCCTGCACCTTCCGCCGGGTCGCCGACGCCGAGCGCTGCACGCCGCGCTTCCTGATCGCCGACCTGACCATCGCGGTCTTCGGCATCCTGGTGACGCCCCTGGTGGACTCGCACGATCGGATCGCGGACGGCGCGCCGACCCTGCCGTCGATCTGGACGGCCGGGGCCGTGCTCGGCTTCGCGATCAAGGGCGGCTGGAAGTGGGCGGCGTGGACCTCCGCGATCGTCGGCGTCGCCAACATCGTCCAGCGCGGGGGGTTCGTCTACGACACCGTGCACGCCGTGGTGCTGCTGTGGGTGGCCGGCGTCGCCATCGGCTACGTGGTCGAGGTGGCCCGCGCCAGTGAGCGCACCCTCGCCCGCGCGCTGAGCATCGAGGCGGCGACCCGGGAACGGGAGCGGCTGGCCCGCGACATCCACGACAGCGTGCTCCAGGTGCTGGCCATGGTGCAGCGGCGCGGCGCCGCGATCGGCGGCGAGGCGGCGGAGCTCGGTCGCATGGCAGGCGAGCAGGAGATCGCCCTGCGCGGGCTGGTCTCCAGCGGGCTGTCGCGCCCGACCGCCGCGGACGCCGAGACGGCGGCGTCGTACGAGTGGTACGGGGCGGTTGCGGCTCCCGATACGGGGGGTGCTCATGAGGCCCACGAGGTGCCCGGGGCGCGCACCGCGGATGGCGCCGAGGAGGCCGCGGACGGCGCCGCGCCGTGCGATCTGCGGACGCTGCTCGCGCCGCACGCCGGCTCCCGGGTCACCTTCTCCGAGCCCGGCGCCCCGGTGCTGCTCGCGCGCGCCTCGGCGGCGGAGCTCGCGGCCGCGGTCGGCGCGGCCCTGGACAATGTGCGGGTGCACGCCGGGGAGGAGGCCAGGACCTGGATCCTCGTGGAGGACGAGCCGGCCGCGGTGACGGTGTCGGTCAGGGACGACGGCCCGGGCTTCCCCGAGGGCAGGTTGGCGGCCGCCGAGGCGGAGGGCCGGATGGGAGTGGCCCTGTCCATCCGCGGCCGGCTGCGCGACCTCGGCGGCACCGCGGAGTGGTTCTCCGCCCCGGGCCAGGGCACCGAGGTGGAGTTGAGAGTCCCGAGGATTCCGCGGGACGTGAAGGGCGGGAAGGCATGA
- a CDS encoding response regulator transcription factor produces MGGLSESSERREEREPLGGTRVMVVDDHPMWRDAVARDLAEAGFEVVATAGDGPQAVRRAKAAEPEVLVLDLNLPGLPGVQVCKELVAVMPGLRVLVLSASGEHADVLEAVKSGAAGYLLKSASTEELLDAVRRTAAGDAVFTPGLAGLVLGEYRRLAGEPAPAAAGEPAAPRLTERETEVLRLVAKGLSYKQIAERLVISHRTVQNHVQNTLGKLQLHNRVELVRYAIERGLDEGA; encoded by the coding sequence ATGGGTGGGCTGAGCGAGTCGAGCGAGCGGCGGGAGGAGCGCGAGCCGCTGGGCGGCACCAGGGTGATGGTGGTCGACGACCACCCCATGTGGCGCGACGCGGTCGCCCGGGACCTGGCCGAGGCCGGGTTCGAGGTGGTCGCCACGGCCGGCGACGGACCGCAGGCGGTGCGGCGCGCCAAGGCCGCCGAGCCCGAGGTGCTGGTGCTCGACCTCAACCTCCCCGGCCTGCCCGGCGTGCAGGTCTGCAAGGAGCTCGTCGCCGTCATGCCCGGGCTGCGGGTGCTGGTGCTCTCCGCCAGCGGCGAGCACGCGGACGTGCTGGAGGCGGTGAAGTCCGGCGCCGCCGGCTATCTGCTCAAGTCGGCCAGCACCGAGGAGCTGTTGGACGCGGTGCGGCGGACCGCCGCCGGTGACGCGGTGTTCACCCCGGGCCTGGCGGGCCTGGTGCTCGGCGAGTACCGGCGGCTGGCCGGCGAGCCCGCCCCGGCCGCCGCCGGCGAGCCGGCCGCCCCACGGCTCACCGAGCGCGAGACCGAGGTGCTGCGCCTGGTGGCCAAGGGGCTCTCGTACAAGCAGATCGCGGAGCGCCTGGTCATCTCGCATCGCACGGTGCAGAACCATGTGCAGAACACCCTCGGCAAGCTGCAACTGCACAACCGCGTGGAGCTGGTGCGGTACGCGATCGAGCGCGGCCTGGACGAGGGCGCGTGA
- a CDS encoding 6-phosphofructokinase — protein MRVGVLTGGGDCPGLNAVIRAVVRKGVQEYGYDFTGFRDGWRGPLEGDTVELDIRAVRGILPRGGTILGSSRTNPFSCENGVRRIKENLVKHEVDALIAIGGEDTLGVAARLSDEFGVRCVGVPKTIDNDLSATDYTFGFDTAVNIATEAIDRLHTTAESHMRVLVVEVMGRHAGWIALHSGLAGGANVILIPEQRFDLDQVCAWVESRFKIRYAPIVVVAEGAMPKDGDAVLKDESLDSFGHVRLSGIGEWLAKEIEKRTGKEARTTVLGHVQRGGTPSAFDRWLATRFGLHAIDAVRDEDFGTMVALRGTDVVRVPLADATTSLKTVDPSLYVEAGVFFG, from the coding sequence ATGCGGGTCGGAGTGCTGACCGGCGGCGGCGACTGCCCCGGTCTCAACGCGGTCATCCGCGCCGTCGTCCGCAAGGGCGTGCAGGAGTACGGCTACGACTTCACCGGCTTCCGGGACGGCTGGCGCGGGCCGTTGGAGGGCGACACCGTCGAACTCGACATCCGCGCGGTGCGCGGCATCCTGCCGCGCGGCGGGACCATCCTGGGGTCCTCGCGCACCAACCCCTTCTCCTGTGAGAACGGCGTCCGCCGGATCAAGGAGAACCTCGTCAAGCACGAGGTGGACGCGCTGATCGCCATCGGCGGCGAGGACACCCTGGGCGTCGCGGCCCGACTCAGCGACGAGTTCGGCGTCCGGTGCGTGGGCGTCCCCAAGACCATCGACAACGACCTGTCCGCCACGGACTACACCTTCGGCTTCGACACCGCCGTCAACATCGCCACCGAGGCCATCGACCGTCTCCACACCACCGCCGAGTCGCACATGCGGGTCCTGGTGGTGGAGGTGATGGGCCGGCACGCGGGCTGGATCGCGCTGCACTCCGGGCTCGCCGGCGGCGCCAACGTCATCCTCATCCCCGAACAGCGCTTCGACCTCGACCAGGTCTGCGCCTGGGTGGAGTCCCGATTCAAGATCCGCTATGCCCCGATCGTGGTGGTCGCCGAGGGCGCCATGCCCAAGGACGGCGACGCGGTCCTCAAGGACGAGTCCCTCGACTCCTTCGGTCATGTGCGGCTCTCCGGCATCGGCGAGTGGCTCGCCAAGGAGATCGAGAAGCGCACCGGCAAGGAGGCCAGGACCACCGTCCTCGGGCACGTTCAGCGCGGCGGCACCCCCAGCGCCTTCGACCGCTGGCTCGCCACCCGCTTCGGGCTGCACGCGATCGACGCCGTGCGCGACGAGGACTTCGGCACGATGGTCGCCCTGCGCGGCACCGACGTCGTCCGCGTCCCGCTCGCCGACGCCACCACCTCCCTCAAGACGGTCGACCCGTCGCTGTACGTGGAGGCCGGGGTCTTCTTCGGCTGA
- a CDS encoding anthranilate synthase family protein, with amino-acid sequence MHRDTPAVLRRLLSAVPSATDDRPRPAPPADATSFALLHRRTPGRSGDTVEVLIGPVTEAERLTDIPLPTGRPAGGAAVHDALALVPFRQIRERGFDVRDDGTPLAVLHPRESHELPLEEVLAALPAHEVRVEGGAFDVSDEEYAAIVERVIADEIGTGEGANFVIRRTFEGRIEGYSARDALALFRRLLAGERGAYWTYAVCLADGRTLVGASPEVHVRMSGGTVVMNPISGTYRYPREGASTAGLLEFLGDRKEVEELSMVVDEELKMMCTVGDMGGVVVGPRLREMAHLAHTEYELRGRSSLDVRDVLRETMFAATVTGSPVQNACRVIERHEPGGRGYYAGALALIGRDAGGAQTLDSPILIRTADIDATGFLRVPVGATLVRHSDPRGEVAETHAKAAGVLTALGVRSAPVRPGPDGAPVPRLADDPRVRAALDARRADLAPFWLRMQTPAGAGGPAGPAGHALVIDGEDTFTAMLAHLLRTSGLEVTVRRYDEPGLRETALAHRGPVVLGPGPGDPMDRTDPKMALLRGLAGELLRDHRHGPTRHPAATPHGGPSGHAFLFGVCLGHELIAAELGLEIVRKDVPFQGAQERIDFFGRPETVGFYNTFTARCDDAVAAELAAHRIELSRDPVNGDVHALRGPGFAGVQFHPESVLTLDGASITAELLAAVHV; translated from the coding sequence ATGCACCGCGATACCCCCGCTGTCCTGCGGCGACTGCTTTCCGCCGTCCCGTCCGCCACCGACGACCGTCCGCGGCCGGCGCCGCCCGCGGACGCCACCTCCTTCGCCCTGCTGCACCGCCGCACCCCCGGTCGCTCCGGCGACACCGTGGAGGTGCTGATCGGCCCGGTCACCGAGGCGGAGCGGCTGACCGACATCCCGCTGCCGACAGGCAGGCCCGCAGGGGGCGCGGCGGTCCACGACGCGCTCGCCCTGGTCCCGTTCCGACAGATCCGCGAGCGCGGCTTCGACGTCCGCGACGACGGCACCCCGCTGGCGGTGCTGCACCCGCGGGAGAGCCACGAGCTGCCGCTGGAGGAGGTGCTGGCGGCGCTGCCCGCGCACGAGGTGCGCGTCGAGGGCGGGGCCTTCGACGTGAGCGACGAGGAGTACGCCGCGATCGTCGAACGCGTCATCGCGGACGAGATCGGCACCGGCGAGGGCGCCAACTTCGTCATCCGCCGGACCTTCGAGGGCCGGATCGAGGGGTACTCGGCGCGCGACGCGCTGGCCCTGTTCCGGCGGCTGCTGGCGGGCGAGCGCGGCGCGTACTGGACGTACGCGGTGTGCCTGGCGGACGGCCGCACGCTGGTCGGGGCCAGCCCCGAGGTGCATGTGCGGATGTCCGGAGGCACCGTCGTGATGAACCCGATCAGCGGGACCTACCGCTATCCGCGCGAGGGCGCGAGCACGGCCGGGCTGCTGGAGTTCCTCGGCGACCGCAAGGAGGTGGAGGAGCTGTCCATGGTCGTGGACGAGGAGCTGAAGATGATGTGCACCGTCGGCGACATGGGCGGGGTGGTCGTCGGGCCCCGGCTGCGGGAGATGGCGCACCTGGCGCACACCGAGTACGAGCTGCGCGGCCGCTCCTCGCTGGACGTGCGGGACGTGCTGCGGGAGACCATGTTCGCGGCCACGGTCACCGGCTCCCCGGTGCAGAACGCCTGCCGGGTGATCGAGCGGCACGAGCCGGGTGGGCGGGGCTACTACGCGGGCGCCCTGGCGCTCATCGGGCGGGACGCGGGCGGGGCGCAGACCCTGGATTCGCCGATCCTCATCCGCACCGCCGACATCGACGCCACCGGCTTCCTCCGGGTGCCGGTCGGCGCCACCCTGGTCCGCCACTCCGACCCGCGCGGGGAGGTCGCCGAGACCCACGCCAAGGCCGCCGGGGTGCTCACCGCCCTCGGGGTGCGGTCGGCGCCCGTCCGCCCCGGGCCGGACGGGGCGCCGGTGCCCCGGCTCGCGGACGACCCGCGGGTGCGCGCCGCGCTGGACGCCCGGCGCGCGGATCTGGCGCCGTTCTGGCTGCGCATGCAGACCCCGGCCGGGGCCGGCGGGCCCGCCGGGCCGGCGGGGCACGCGCTGGTGATCGACGGCGAGGACACCTTCACCGCGATGCTCGCCCATCTGCTGCGCACCTCCGGCCTGGAGGTGACCGTGCGGCGCTACGACGAACCGGGGCTGCGGGAGACCGCGCTGGCGCACCGGGGGCCGGTGGTGCTGGGGCCGGGGCCGGGCGACCCGATGGACCGGACGGACCCGAAGATGGCGTTGCTGCGCGGGCTGGCCGGGGAACTGTTGCGCGATCACCGACACGGTCCCACCCGTCACCCGGCCGCCACCCCTCACGGAGGCCCTTCGGGCCACGCCTTCTTGTTCGGGGTGTGCCTGGGCCATGAGCTGATCGCGGCCGAGCTGGGGCTGGAGATCGTGCGGAAGGACGTGCCGTTCCAGGGCGCCCAGGAGCGGATCGACTTCTTCGGGCGGCCGGAGACCGTCGGCTTCTACAACACCTTCACCGCGCGGTGCGACGACGCGGTCGCCGCGGAGCTGGCCGCGCACCGGATCGAGCTGAGCCGGGACCCGGTGAACGGGGATGTCCACGCGCTGCGCGGACCGGGCTTCGCGGGCGTGCAGTTCCACCCCGAGTCGGTGCTGACGCTGGACGGCGCCTCGATCACCGCGGAGCTGCTGGCGGCCGTGCACGTGTGA
- a CDS encoding 3-deoxy-7-phosphoheptulonate synthase class II yields MTVNAETHAGGNTWRSLPAAQQPDWPDQEALRDVIAELESYPPLVFAGECDQLRARLGAVARGEAFLLQGGDCAEAFDAVGADQIRNKLKTLLQMGAVLTYAGSVPVVKVGRIAGQYSKPRSKPTETRDGVTLPTYRGDSVNGFEFTAEARIPDPQRLKRMYHASASTLNLVRAFTTGGYADLRQVHAWNQDFVKSSPSGQRYEALAREIDRALNFMNACGVDPEEFKTVEFYSSHEALILDYESALTRTDSRTGQLYDVSGHMVWIGERTRQLDGAHLEFASRIRNPIGVKLGPTSTPEDALTLIERLDPDREPGRLTFITRMGADKIREKLPNLVEKVTASGAQVVWVCDPMHGNTFEAASGHKTRRFDDVLDEVKGFFEVHKGLGTHPGGIHVELTGDDVTECVGGGDEIFVDDLHQRYETACDPRLNRSQSLDLAFLVAEMYRDQ; encoded by the coding sequence GTGACCGTGAACGCTGAAACCCACGCCGGTGGCAACACCTGGCGCTCCCTTCCCGCGGCGCAGCAGCCCGACTGGCCGGACCAAGAGGCTCTGCGCGATGTCATCGCCGAGCTCGAGTCCTATCCGCCGCTCGTCTTCGCCGGCGAGTGCGACCAGCTGCGCGCCCGGCTGGGGGCCGTCGCCCGTGGCGAGGCGTTTCTGCTCCAGGGCGGTGACTGCGCCGAGGCGTTCGACGCCGTCGGTGCCGACCAGATCCGCAACAAGCTCAAGACGCTGCTCCAGATGGGCGCGGTCCTGACGTACGCCGGCTCCGTCCCGGTGGTCAAGGTCGGCCGGATCGCCGGCCAGTACAGCAAGCCGCGCTCGAAGCCGACCGAGACCCGGGACGGGGTGACGCTGCCCACCTACCGCGGCGACTCCGTCAACGGCTTCGAGTTCACCGCCGAGGCCCGGATCCCGGACCCGCAGCGGCTGAAGCGGATGTACCACGCCTCCGCCTCCACGCTGAACCTCGTGCGCGCCTTCACCACGGGTGGCTACGCGGACCTGCGCCAGGTGCACGCCTGGAACCAGGACTTCGTGAAGTCCTCCCCGTCCGGCCAGCGCTACGAGGCGCTGGCGCGCGAGATCGACCGGGCGCTGAACTTCATGAACGCCTGCGGGGTGGACCCGGAGGAGTTCAAGACCGTCGAGTTCTACTCCTCGCACGAGGCGCTGATCCTCGACTACGAGTCGGCGCTGACCCGCACGGACTCGCGCACCGGGCAGCTGTACGACGTCTCCGGCCACATGGTGTGGATCGGTGAGCGCACCCGGCAGCTCGACGGGGCGCACCTCGAGTTCGCCTCCCGGATCCGCAACCCGATCGGCGTGAAGCTCGGCCCGACCAGCACGCCGGAGGACGCGCTCACGCTGATCGAGCGGCTGGACCCGGACCGCGAGCCGGGCCGGCTCACCTTCATCACCCGGATGGGCGCGGACAAGATCCGCGAGAAGCTGCCCAACCTGGTGGAGAAGGTCACCGCCTCCGGCGCCCAGGTGGTCTGGGTGTGCGACCCGATGCACGGCAACACCTTCGAGGCGGCTTCCGGGCACAAGACCCGGCGCTTCGACGACGTGCTGGACGAGGTCAAGGGCTTCTTCGAGGTCCACAAGGGCCTCGGCACCCACCCGGGCGGCATCCATGTGGAGCTGACCGGCGACGACGTCACCGAGTGCGTGGGCGGCGGCGACGAGATCTTCGTCGACGACCTGCACCAGCGCTACGAGACGGCCTGCGACCCGCGGCTCAACCGCAGCCAGTCGCTGGACCTGGCGTTCCTGGTCGCGGAGATGTACCGGGACCAGTGA
- a CDS encoding (2Fe-2S)-binding protein: MYVCSCFGITEKQVREHAASGACTPRQIAGACKAGTDCGSCVRRIQELLGRGSCPRRELVNQGTSSPVAALTAGAA, encoded by the coding sequence GTGTACGTCTGCTCATGCTTCGGCATCACCGAGAAGCAGGTGCGCGAGCATGCGGCATCCGGCGCCTGCACCCCTCGCCAGATAGCCGGCGCCTGCAAGGCGGGCACGGACTGCGGCTCGTGCGTCCGGCGCATCCAGGAGCTGCTCGGGCGTGGCTCCTGCCCCCGCCGCGAGCTGGTGAACCAGGGCACCTCGTCCCCGGTCGCCGCGCTGACCGCCGGCGCCGCATGA
- the bfr gene encoding bacterioferritin has protein sequence MQGDPEVIEYLNEQLTAELTAINQYFLHSKMQENMGWTKLAKYTRHESFDEMKHAEVLTDRILFLDGLPNYQRLFHVRIGQTITEMFQADREVEVEAIDRLRRGIEIMRAKGDITSANIFESILADEEQHIDYLDTQLELIEKLGEPLYIAQVIEQPEG, from the coding sequence ATGCAGGGCGACCCCGAGGTCATCGAGTACCTCAACGAGCAGCTCACCGCCGAGCTGACCGCGATCAACCAGTACTTCCTGCACTCGAAGATGCAGGAGAACATGGGCTGGACCAAGCTCGCGAAGTACACCCGGCACGAGTCCTTCGACGAGATGAAGCACGCCGAGGTGCTGACCGACCGGATCCTCTTCCTGGACGGCCTGCCCAACTACCAGCGGCTGTTCCACGTCCGCATCGGGCAGACCATCACCGAGATGTTCCAGGCGGACCGGGAGGTGGAGGTCGAGGCGATCGACCGGCTGCGGCGCGGGATCGAGATCATGCGGGCCAAGGGCGACATCACCTCGGCCAATATCTTCGAGTCCATCCTGGCGGACGAGGAGCAGCACATCGACTACCTCGACACCCAGCTGGAGCTGATCGAGAAGCTCGGCGAACCGCTCTACATCGCGCAGGTCATCGAGCAGCCGGAGGGCTGA
- a CDS encoding sulfite oxidase-like oxidoreductase, with protein MGQSDSREGELAQLPPGQRLQRGWPVTHYGPVPKFKPDRWEFRVFGATTDGDKRAWTHDEFSALPYTTAVADLHCVTKFSMLGAEWGGVAARTILELAPPAPQATHVMVWAEYGFSSNLRLADFASERAIFATHKDGEPLTAEHGFPVRLIVPHLYAWKGPKWVRGVEYMTADRRGFWEERGYHNIGDPWREQRYSYQEEPGDGPEL; from the coding sequence ATGGGTCAATCGGACAGCCGCGAAGGAGAGCTCGCGCAGTTGCCTCCGGGGCAGCGGCTACAGCGCGGTTGGCCGGTGACGCACTACGGGCCGGTCCCGAAGTTCAAGCCGGACCGCTGGGAGTTCCGGGTCTTCGGCGCGACCACCGACGGCGACAAGCGGGCCTGGACGCACGACGAGTTCTCGGCGCTGCCGTACACGACCGCCGTCGCCGATCTGCACTGCGTCACCAAGTTCAGCATGCTGGGCGCGGAGTGGGGCGGTGTCGCCGCCCGTACGATCCTCGAACTCGCCCCGCCCGCGCCGCAGGCCACCCATGTGATGGTGTGGGCCGAGTACGGCTTCAGCTCGAACCTCCGGCTGGCGGACTTCGCCTCCGAGCGGGCGATCTTCGCCACCCACAAGGACGGCGAGCCGCTCACCGCCGAACACGGCTTCCCGGTCCGCCTCATCGTGCCGCACCTGTACGCCTGGAAGGGCCCCAAGTGGGTCCGTGGCGTGGAGTACATGACCGCCGACCGCCGCGGCTTCTGGGAGGAGCGCGGCTACCACAACATCGGCGACCCCTGGCGCGAGCAGCGCTACTCGTACCAGGAGGAACCGGGCGACGGACCGGAGCTGTAG
- a CDS encoding deoxyribonuclease IV, which yields MSTSPSRTRNPIGSHVPVAGGLARAGLPFARDIGAETVQVFVANPRGWATPVGSPAQDEAFRAACAEESLPAYVHAPYLINFGSHTPATVERSCASLRHSLLRGRAIGALGVVVHTGSATGGRTREVALAQVRECVLPLLDELDRDDDPWLLLEPTAGQGASLCSLLEDLGPYFEALDRHPRLGVCLDTCHVFAAGHDLAAPGGVKQSLDELVSVVGEGRLKLIHANDSKDVVGAHRDRHANIGVGHIGAEAFAELFRHPATEGVPLVTETPGAKEGATRDVALLKELRDR from the coding sequence GTGAGTACGTCGCCTTCCCGCACCCGCAATCCGATCGGCAGCCACGTCCCGGTGGCCGGCGGCCTCGCCCGGGCCGGGCTGCCGTTCGCGCGTGACATCGGCGCGGAGACCGTGCAGGTCTTCGTCGCCAACCCGCGCGGGTGGGCCACACCCGTCGGCAGCCCGGCCCAGGACGAGGCGTTCCGGGCCGCCTGCGCCGAGGAGTCGTTGCCGGCGTACGTCCACGCCCCGTACCTGATCAACTTCGGCTCGCACACCCCGGCGACGGTGGAGAGGTCCTGTGCGTCACTGCGGCACTCGCTGCTGCGCGGCCGGGCGATCGGCGCGCTGGGGGTGGTCGTCCACACCGGCTCGGCGACCGGCGGTCGGACCCGCGAGGTGGCGTTGGCGCAGGTCAGGGAGTGTGTGTTGCCGCTGCTGGATGAGCTGGACCGGGACGACGACCCCTGGCTGCTGCTGGAGCCCACGGCCGGGCAGGGCGCGTCGCTGTGCTCACTGCTGGAGGACCTCGGGCCGTACTTCGAGGCGCTGGACCGCCATCCCCGGCTGGGCGTCTGCCTGGACACCTGCCATGTCTTCGCGGCCGGGCACGACCTGGCCGCCCCGGGCGGGGTGAAGCAGAGCCTGGACGAGCTGGTGTCGGTGGTCGGCGAGGGGCGGCTGAAGCTGATCCACGCCAACGACTCCAAGGACGTGGTGGGAGCCCACCGGGACCGGCACGCCAACATCGGCGTCGGTCACATCGGCGCCGAGGCGTTCGCCGAGCTGTTCCGGCACCCGGCTACCGAGGGCGTGCCGCTGGTGACGGAGACGCCCGGCGCCAAGGAGGGCGCGACCCGGGACGTCGCCCTGCTCAAGGAGTTGCGCGACCGCTAG
- the pknB gene encoding Stk1 family PASTA domain-containing Ser/Thr kinase, with product MDTTLQDPLVGQVLDGRYRVEARIAVGGMATVYRAVDTRLDRVLALKVMHPTLAADAAFVDRFIREAKSVARLAHPNVVGVFDQGTDGTYVYLAMEYVPGCTLRDVLRERGALQPRAALDILEPMLAALGAAHLAGFVHRDMKPENVLIGDDGRVKVADFGLARAVDTATSSSTGTVLGTVSYLAPEQIEHGTADTRADVYACGVVVYEMLTGSKPHTGDTPAQILYQHLNGDIVPPSELVPGLAPELDALVASATARDPEQRPTDAVALLAQAQAARAGLGDAQLDLVPPASRAQEHDNAEDRTSVIARPIPGGGAPLPAGAGGADAPLGATTRLELPPRPAVGQGGGPRPPRTSRLGALSPRRRMLTLVAAVLLALGIGAGVWYVSYGQFTEVPSVLSLSRAEAERKLRGKGLDVVVKEEFSDAVPKGEVIASKPGVGDRIRNTGTVTITVSKGRPRTEMPNVVGIPLAEAKKKITEAGLSVGKVTRDSSTETPEGTVLATDPRPGTQRRPDTAVAITISMGAPIDVPDVVGDQVGDAEEDLRQAGFKVEIAVDKVFSEEDAGTVARQSLPGNRKAVKGDTITLTVSKGPRMVEVPDVEGENVDDAKEQLEGLGFTVEVDEPLLFAGDEVTDQSVDGGEKAPEGSTITLSVDGLL from the coding sequence GTGGATACGACCCTGCAGGACCCCCTCGTCGGGCAGGTGCTCGACGGCCGGTACCGCGTCGAGGCGCGGATCGCCGTGGGCGGCATGGCCACGGTCTACCGGGCCGTGGACACCCGGCTCGACCGGGTGCTCGCCCTCAAGGTGATGCACCCGACGCTCGCCGCCGACGCCGCCTTCGTCGACCGCTTCATCCGCGAGGCGAAGTCCGTGGCGCGCCTCGCCCACCCCAACGTCGTGGGCGTCTTCGACCAGGGCACCGACGGGACGTACGTCTACCTCGCGATGGAGTACGTGCCCGGGTGCACCCTGCGCGACGTGCTGCGCGAGCGCGGCGCGCTGCAGCCCCGCGCGGCACTGGACATCCTGGAGCCGATGCTGGCCGCCCTGGGCGCCGCGCACCTGGCCGGGTTCGTCCACCGGGACATGAAGCCCGAGAACGTCCTGATCGGCGACGACGGCAGGGTCAAGGTCGCCGACTTCGGGCTCGCGCGGGCCGTGGACACCGCCACCAGCTCCTCCACCGGGACGGTCCTGGGCACCGTCTCCTACCTGGCGCCCGAGCAGATCGAGCACGGCACCGCGGACACCCGCGCGGACGTCTACGCCTGCGGTGTGGTCGTCTACGAGATGCTGACCGGCAGCAAGCCGCACACCGGCGACACCCCGGCGCAGATCCTCTACCAGCACCTGAACGGGGACATCGTCCCGCCGTCCGAGCTGGTGCCGGGGCTCGCCCCCGAGCTGGACGCCCTGGTGGCGAGCGCCACCGCCCGCGACCCCGAGCAGCGCCCCACCGACGCCGTCGCGCTGCTGGCGCAGGCGCAGGCCGCCCGCGCGGGCCTCGGCGACGCGCAGCTGGACCTGGTCCCGCCGGCGAGCCGCGCCCAGGAGCACGACAACGCCGAGGACCGCACGAGCGTCATAGCCCGGCCCATACCCGGCGGCGGCGCGCCGCTCCCGGCCGGTGCCGGCGGCGCCGACGCGCCGCTGGGCGCCACCACCCGGCTGGAGCTCCCGCCACGGCCCGCGGTCGGGCAGGGCGGCGGGCCGCGCCCGCCCCGCACGTCCCGGCTGGGCGCCCTGTCGCCGCGCCGCCGGATGCTGACGCTGGTCGCCGCCGTGCTCCTCGCCCTGGGCATCGGCGCGGGCGTCTGGTACGTCAGCTACGGACAGTTCACCGAGGTGCCGTCGGTGCTCAGCCTGAGCCGGGCCGAGGCGGAGCGGAAGCTGCGCGGCAAGGGCCTGGACGTGGTGGTGAAGGAGGAGTTCAGCGACGCCGTGCCCAAGGGCGAGGTCATCGCCAGCAAGCCCGGCGTCGGCGACCGGATCCGCAACACGGGGACCGTGACCATCACCGTCTCCAAGGGCCGGCCGCGGACCGAGATGCCCAACGTGGTGGGCATCCCGCTCGCCGAGGCCAAGAAGAAGATCACCGAGGCCGGGCTGAGCGTGGGCAAGGTGACCCGCGACTCCAGCACCGAGACCCCGGAGGGCACCGTGCTGGCCACCGACCCCCGGCCCGGCACTCAGCGCCGCCCGGACACCGCCGTCGCGATCACCATCAGCATGGGCGCGCCGATCGACGTCCCGGACGTCGTCGGCGATCAGGTGGGGGACGCCGAGGAGGACCTGCGCCAGGCGGGCTTCAAGGTCGAGATCGCCGTGGACAAGGTGTTCTCGGAGGAGGACGCGGGCACCGTGGCCCGCCAGTCGCTCCCCGGGAACCGCAAGGCGGTCAAGGGCGACACCATCACGCTGACCGTCTCCAAGGGCCCGCGGATGGTCGAGGTTCCGGACGTCGAGGGCGAGAACGTCGACGACGCCAAGGAGCAGCTGGAGGGCCTCGGCTTCACGGTCGAGGTGGACGAGCCGCTGCTGTTCGCCGGTGACGAGGTGACCGACCAGTCGGTGGACGGGGGCGAGAAGGCGCCCGAGGGCAGCACGATCACGCTCTCGGTGGACGGCCTCCTCTAG